The genomic segment TGACGGCGCCGCCGCCCCGGATCACCACCGCCCGACGATGACATACCGGCGCAGCCGCTCGTACGCCTCCCGGACGTGCCGGCGCGCCACCGGAACGACAGCGGTCACGGCACCGCCCGTGCGCCCGGGCGCCACAGGCACGACGGCTCGGACTCGATCACGCCCTCCTCTACCCGGCGGTCACGCCGGTATTCCCGCGGCTCCCGCTTGCGGGGGCGAGCGATCATGGAGGGGTGATCCGTTTTCTGCTGAACCTGCTGTGGCTCGTCTTCGGTGGCGGCTTCTTCCTGGCCCTCGGCTACGGCGTGGCCGCCCTGATCTGCTTCGTCCTCGTCGTCACCATCCCCTTCGGCGTCGCCTCGCTGCGGCTCGCCCTGTACTCGCTGTGGCCGTTCGGGCGCACCATCGTGCCCAAGCCGGGCGCCGGCCTTCCCTCCGGCCTGGCGAACGTGCTCTGGGTGGTGCTGGCCGGCTGGTGGCTGGCGCTGTCGCACATCCTCGCCGGTGTCGCGCTCTGCGTGACGATCATCGGCATCCCGTTCGGGGTGGCGAACTTCAAGCTGGTCCCGGCGGCGCTGTGGCCGCTCGGCCAGGAGGTCGTCGAGACCCCGTAACCCGCTCCCCGGCCCCGGTGCCGCCGGGTCGAGGCCGGGCGAGGTCTGCTGCGCCGGGCAGGCCGGCGGACACCGGGACAGCTTCCAGCCGTTGTCGACGCCTGTCCGTCTGCCCGTCCCTCCCCTTCCGGTCCGCGCGCCCGCGCCGCCCCCGGCGGGTGGAACGTCATGGGCGTCTCCGCCCGTGTTTGACACCCATGACGTTCCACCCACCGGTCGGCACCCTTCCGGCAGCGAGCGCACGACCAATTGGCGGGATACGCGTCCCGACTCCTGGGAACGCTCCAGATCTTGGTACGAAAAGGCCCTCATTGGGGCCGTCTCGTACCAAGATCTGCCGAGGGCCTGGCGCACCACCTCTACGGCGTCCTAGGAGGATGGGGTGGTTGCTGGAGGGACGCGAATGGGGCTCGCGGGGCGGGTTTGCTGGCTAGCGTCGGAGGGGTGCGGGACGGGGTGATCGAGACGCTCAAGGCGGACCCGGAGATGTCCGGTCTGCGCCGCTCGCTGGACTTCTATCACGGCGACCCGGTGCGCGACGCCGCGCTCGACGCGTTCTACGCCCCGCTGGTCCGCGCCGGTGACCTGGTCTTCGACGTGGGCGCGCACGTGGGCGACCGGCTGGGCAGCTTCCGCCGGCTGGGTGCGCGCGTGGTGGCTGTCGAACCGCAGCCGCTGTGCGCGCGGGCGCTGCGCGAGATGTACGCGGGCGACGACGCGGTGACGGTGGTGGAGGCGGCGTGCGGGCGTACCGCCGGGCCGGTGGGGTTGCACGTGAACTCGGCCAACCCGACGGTGTCCACCGCCTCCCCCGGGTTCGTCCGCGCCGCCGACGGCGCGCCCGGCTGGGAGGGCGAGACCTGGGACGCCCGGATCGAGGTGCCCGGCACCACGCTCGACGCGCTCGTGGCCGCGTACGGCGTGCCGGCGTTCGTGAAGATCGACGTGGAGGGGTTCGAGGACGCCGTGCTGGCCGGGTTGAGCCGGCCGGTCCCCGCGTTGTCGTTCGAGTTCACCACCATCACCCGGGTGCTGACGGCGCGCTGCCTGGACCGGCTCACCGCGCTCGGCTTCACCCGGTTCACCGTGGCGCTCGGTGACGAGATGCGGTTCGCGCTGCCCGGCTGGCACCAGGCGGCCGCTGTGGCCGCGTACCTGCGCGCGTTGCCGGACGAGGTCAACTCGGGCGACGTGTACGCCCGCCCCTGACCATCCATTTCGGACGGCCGAGGGCCGGGAAACAAGGCATCGACCCTGTTCATCGCCGTGATCGGCAGACGCCCAGCCGGGACACTTTTTTCAAGGCTCGAACTTAGGAGTACATCGTTACTCATCTGTGATTGACGGGACCGACGCCACTTGGGTTGACTGCCACGGAACCGCTTCCGCAACCGGTTCCGAAACACCCCGCTCATCCCTGCGATCCGGGAGCGTCACGTGCCGATCACCATCGCCGACGTCGCCACCCGCGCCGGGGTGAGCAAGACGACGGTCTCCCGGGTGCTCAACGGCAAGGGCGAGGTGCACGTCCGCACCGCCGACCGGGTCCGCGCCGTGATCAGCGACCTCGGGTACGTACCCAGCGCCCGCGCGGTCGGGCTGGCCCGGGGCCGTACCCGGGTGGTGGGGATGCTGGTGCCGGCGCTGACCTGGCCCTGGATGGGCGAGGTCCTCCAGGGCGCGGCCGACGTGGTCGAGGCCGCCGGCTACGGCATGCTGCTGTTCACCTGCACCCACGGCGACGAGTCGATGCGCCGGTTCGCCTCCCAGGTCTCGGCCAAGTCGTTCGACGGCCTGCTGGTGGTCGAACCGGAGGGGACGCTCGACTACATCACCGAGCTGCACCGGCGCGGCCTGCCGGTCATCCTCATCGACGACCGGGGCCACCAGCCCGGCTTCCCGTCGGTGCGGACCACGAACGAGGACGGCGCCCGGGCCGCCGCCACGCACCTGCTGGCGCTGGGCCGGCGCCGGCCGCTTGTCGTCACCGGCCTGCGCCGGTTCGGCTGCACCCGGGAACGGCTCGCGGGGTTCGCCGGCGCCTACGCCGACGCGGGCGTGCCGATCGAGCCGGACCGCGTGGTGGAGGGCGACTTCACCTTCGAGTGCGGGCGCGCGGCGGTGCGGCGGCTGCTCGCCGACGGCGTACCGTTCGACGCCGTCTTCGCCCACAACGACCTGTCGGCCGCCGGTGCGTTGCAGGCGCTGCGCGACGCCGGGCGGCGCGTCCCGCAGGACGTGGCGGTGGTCGGCTTCGACGACCTGCCGCTGGCCGGGCACACCCACCCGCCGCTGAGCTCCGTGCGCCAGCCCCTGCGGGAGATGGGTACGGCGGCCGCCCGGCTGCTCATCGGCCACCTCGCCGGCACCCCGCTGCCGGACACCCCGACCGTCATCCCGACCGGCTTCGCCGCCCGCGACTCGACCGGCGCGGACGAGAACACCAGCGACCCGATCGACGCCCACGTCACCTGACCCCCACCCCCGCCGCACCCGGCGACCACGCCGGCGGGCCCGCCCGCCGGTGGCTCCACCGCACACCCTCCATCCACCACATCCCGCCCGAGGAAATGCGGGACCACCGAGGGAGACCTCCATGAGAAGACGGCAACTCCTCGCCCTCGCGCTGGCCGGCGCGATGGTCACCGGCGCCGCCGCCTGCGGCGACAGCCCGAACGCGAACAAGAAGAGCGGGCAGGCCGCGACGGTGCTGAACGTCGGCATGCCCAACGGCCCGCAGGCGGAGAACAACAACCCGTTCCTCACCACCTCGGCCGGCGCGTCGCTCGGCTACCGGTGGCAGATCTACGAGCCGCTGATGATGTGGAACCCGGTCAAGCCGGCCGAGCCGTTCAAGCCGTGGCTGGCCACCAAGGCCGAGTGGTCGTCGGACTACAAGTCGGTCAAGGTGACCATCCGCGAGAACGCCACCTGGTCCGACGGGCAGAAGGTCACCGCCGAGGACGTCGCGTTCACCTACAACCTGGTGAAGAAGTTCCCGGCCCTCAACGACCAGGGCGTTCCGTACACCGACGCCGTCGCCAGCGGCAACGAGGTCACCATCTCGATGGCCAGCCCGCAGTTCGTCAACCAGCAGAAGGTGCTGTGGCGGGTGCCGATCGTGCCCAAGCACCTGTGGGAGAAGATCGCCGACCCGGCCACCGACCCGGTGAAGCAGCCGGTCGGCAGCGGCCCCTACACGCTGAAGTCGTTCACGCCGGCGACCA from the Micromonospora sp. WMMA1947 genome contains:
- a CDS encoding YccF domain-containing protein — its product is MIRFLLNLLWLVFGGGFFLALGYGVAALICFVLVVTIPFGVASLRLALYSLWPFGRTIVPKPGAGLPSGLANVLWVVLAGWWLALSHILAGVALCVTIIGIPFGVANFKLVPAALWPLGQEVVETP
- a CDS encoding FkbM family methyltransferase translates to MSGLRRSLDFYHGDPVRDAALDAFYAPLVRAGDLVFDVGAHVGDRLGSFRRLGARVVAVEPQPLCARALREMYAGDDAVTVVEAACGRTAGPVGLHVNSANPTVSTASPGFVRAADGAPGWEGETWDARIEVPGTTLDALVAAYGVPAFVKIDVEGFEDAVLAGLSRPVPALSFEFTTITRVLTARCLDRLTALGFTRFTVALGDEMRFALPGWHQAAAVAAYLRALPDEVNSGDVYARP
- a CDS encoding LacI family DNA-binding transcriptional regulator: MPITIADVATRAGVSKTTVSRVLNGKGEVHVRTADRVRAVISDLGYVPSARAVGLARGRTRVVGMLVPALTWPWMGEVLQGAADVVEAAGYGMLLFTCTHGDESMRRFASQVSAKSFDGLLVVEPEGTLDYITELHRRGLPVILIDDRGHQPGFPSVRTTNEDGARAAATHLLALGRRRPLVVTGLRRFGCTRERLAGFAGAYADAGVPIEPDRVVEGDFTFECGRAAVRRLLADGVPFDAVFAHNDLSAAGALQALRDAGRRVPQDVAVVGFDDLPLAGHTHPPLSSVRQPLREMGTAAARLLIGHLAGTPLPDTPTVIPTGFAARDSTGADENTSDPIDAHVT